One genomic region from Leishmania braziliensis MHOM/BR/75/M2904 complete genome, chromosome 35 encodes:
- a CDS encoding QA-SNARE protein putative: MATRDRTGEFMQYRAIRPRRPETEQLLAEEENANRVYVTPLWVKKMADVRSIEDQIKEQMKGLEKLRKDHLKVEFSSTRDESREEAEIEDAQNTIDRLFKQSEKGVKDLESSYIRDLPDGGTDAELSILRNVKMCLVNEINNISKLYRESQRRYMMDVKKQQLVSQRWAGGDRQKAVEQQLENDALMDQYFQKGMTQEQVETIMLNQQMANERVKEFERIYSSIRSLHEMFKDMNTLVIEQGALLDRIDYNMTITHTRVQKARTELQRAAEYQSAGTFKLCVLFMVVLIVGLMIALFVKAIT, encoded by the coding sequence ATGGCGACTCGCGACCGCACGGGCGAGTTCATGCAGTACCGCGCTATCCGTCCACGGCGCCCTGAGacagagcagctgctcgccgAAGAGGAGAACGCGAACCGGGTCTATGTGACGCCGCTCTGGGTGAAAAAAATGGCCGATGTGCGGTCTATCGAAGATCAAATCAAGGAACAAATGAAGGGGCtcgagaagctgcgcaaAGACCATCTCAAAGTCGAGTTCAGTTCCACGCGCGACGAAAGTCGAGAGGAAGCTGAGATCGAGGATGCTCAGAACACGATTGATCGCCTCTTCAAGCAAAGTGAAAAAGGTGTGAAGGACTTGGAAAGCTCCTACATACGTGATCTCCCTGACGGGGGCACAGATGCTGAGCTAAGCATTTTACGCAATGTCAAGATGTGCCTGGTGAACGAGATCAATAACATCAGCAAGCTATACCGTGAGAGCCAACGCCGTTACATGATGGATGTGAAGAAGCAACAGCTCGTCTCGCAGCGGTGGGCTGGCGGCGATCGGCAAaaggcggtggagcagcagctggagaatGACGCACTTATGGATCAGTACTTCCAGAAGGGCATGACGCAGGAGCAGGTCGAGACGATCATGCTGAATCAGCAGATGGCCAATGAGCGAGTGAAGGAATTCGAACGCATCTACAGCTCTATCAGGTCACTGCACGAGATGTTCAAGGACATGAACACCCTTGTTATTGAGCAAGGCGCTTTGCTGGACCGCATTGATTACAACATGACcatcacgcacacacgcgtgcagaAGGCGCGCACAGAGCTGCAGAGGGCCGCGGAGTACCAGTCCGCCGGTACATTCAAGCTGTGCGTTCTTTTTATGGTTGTACTCATTGTTGGCCTTATGATAGCCCTCTTCGTCAAGGCTATCACCTGA
- a CDS encoding putative acyl-CoA dehydrogenase: MFRLACKSLARRTAVALSSATAACAAPPNPVTHLTDDEKMLVETVRSFSLTHVVPKSRKMDEEGQMDPAVLKEAFAAGLMGIETPADLDGGGMSFFCSILAIEELARHDPALSVTVDVQNTLVNNIFFNFASDAQRRKYLPKLATDTVGCFCLTEASSGSDAFALKTRATKKGSKWIINGSKLFITNGGWAGIYLVMATVDSSKGYKGITCFVVDSSETPGVSVVRTEDKLGIRASSTAELRFENVEVPEENVVGEVGKGYKIAINILNEGRIGIGAQMLGIAQGSLDIVMPYLFQRKQFGKAIGDFQGMQMQYAECAMELHAARLMVYNACRKKQNNETFIQDAAMAKYFASVVAEKTASRAVEWAGGIGFMKDFGLERFYRDAKIGAIYEGTSIIQLQTIAKMIKAQYDNSSSPSGVSH; this comes from the coding sequence ATGTTTCGCCTTGCGTGCAAGTCGTTGGCGCGGCGCACTGCCGTAGCACTCTCTAGCGCGActgccgcctgcgctgcaccgccgaaCCCGGTTACCCACCTCACCGATGATGAGAAGATGCTCGTGGAGACGGTACGTTCTTTTAGCCTGACGCACGTGGTCCCGAAGTCTCGCAAGATGGACGAGGAGGGCCAGATGGACCCTGCCGTGCTTAAGGAGGCCTTTGCCGCTGGTCTCATGGGCATTGAGACCCCCGCTGACCTTGACGGTGGCGGTATGAGCTTCTTCTGCAGCATTCTTGCcatcgaggagctggcgCGACACGACCCTGCCCTGTCGGTCACGGTGGACGTGCAGAACACACTGGTGAACAACATCTTCTTCAACTTCGCGagcgatgcgcagcgcaggAAGTACCTGCCGAAGCTCGCCACAGACACGGTAGGGTGCTTCTGCCTCACCgaggcgagcagcggcagcgatgcctTTGCACTGAAAACGAGGGCAACGAAGAAGGGTTCAAAATGGATCATCAACGGCTCGAAACTGTTCATCACGAACGGCGGGTGGGCAGGTATCTACCTTGTCATGGCAACGGTTGACTCGTCGAAGGGATACAAGGGAATCACGTGCTTCGTAGTGGATTCGTCTGAAACACCAGGAGTCTCGGTGGTGCGGACGGAGGACAAGCTAGGTATTCGTGCTAGCTCGACAGCCGAGCTTCGATTTGAAAACGTCGAGGTGCCCGAGGAGAATGTCGTTGGAGAGGTCGGTAAGGGTTACAAGATTGCTATCAACATCCTCAATGAGGGACGTATCGGCATTGGCGCGCAGATGCTAGGAATTGCACAAGGTTCGCTGGACATCGTTATGCCTTACCTCTTCCAGCGCAAGCAGTTTGGGAAGGCCATCGGCGATTTTCAAGGTATGCAGATGCAGTACGCCGAGTGCGCAATGGAGTTACATGCTGCTCGGCTCATGGTCTACAATGCTTGCCGCAAGAAGCAGAATAATGAAACATTCATCCAGGACGCGGCGATGGCTAAGTACTTCGCCTCCGTGGTGGCGGAGAAGACGGCCAGCCGCGCGGTGGAATGGGCGGGTGGCATCGGTTTCATGAAGGACTTTGGTCTGGAGCGCTTCTACCGTGACGCCAAGATCGGTGCCATCTACGAGGGCACCTCCATCATTCAGCTGCAGACGATTGCCAAAATGATCAAAGCGCAGTACGACAACTCCTCATCCCCCTCTGGGGTGTCACACTGA